Part of the Pseudomonas sp. Leaf58 genome is shown below.
GAACCGGGCAAAGTCATCGCCGCCCTGCACAGCCTGAGCGGGCCGGACCTGATCGATACTGTGGCCGAGGTCGACTAAGTGCGGGTACTGATCATCAAGACCTCGTCGCTGGGTGACGTGATCCACACCCTGCCGGCGCTCACCGATGCCGCCCACGCCATCCCAGGCATCCGTTTTGACTGGGTGGTGGAAGAAGGCTTCGCGGAAATCCCCAGTTGGCACCCGGCGGTCGACCAGGTTATCCCGGTGGCCATCCGTCGCTGGCGCAAGAACCTCTGGCAAACCATCAAGAGTGGCGAGTGGAGGGCGTTCAAGCGGCGCCTGCGTGAGCGCAAGTACGACCTGGTGATCGACGCCCAGGGCCTGGTCAAGTCGGCCTGGCTGACCCGCTACGTGAAGGCACCGGTCGCCGGCCTGGACCGCTATTCGGCCCGCGAAGGCTGGGCCAGCCGCTTCTATGACCGGCGCCTGTCGGTTGCCACCGGCCAGCACGCGGTAGAGCGGGTACGCCAGCTGTTCGCCATGGCCTTGGCCTACGACCTGCCGGAAGGTATCGGCAACTACGGCCTCGACCTCGACCGCCTGCAACTGCCACCGGCTGCACCGTACGTGGTGTTCCTGCATGGCACCACCTGGGCGACCAAGCACTGGCCAGAAGCCTATTGGCGCGAGCTGGCCGAGCGTATGGGCCGGCGCAAGTTGGAAGTGCGCCTGCCATGGGGCAACCCAGCCGAAAAGGCACGTGCCGAGCGTATCGCCCAGGGCTTGAACAACTGCCAGGTGCTCCCCAAATTGAACCTGGTAGGCGTAGCTCGTGTACTGGCGGCGGCAAAAGCCTGCGTGGCCGTCGATACCGGCCTCGGCCACCTGGCGGCGGCCCTCGATGTACCCACTATTTCGCTGTTCGGCCCGACCAACCCGGGCCTGACTGGCGCCTACGGACGGACCCAGATTCACCAAGCCAGTGACTGGCCATGCGCTCCCTGCCTGCAGAAGAAGTGCACCTACAAACCGAGCGCCGACGACCTGCGCCGGTTCGATCTGAAACGCGAGTGGCCGCTGTGCTTCACTCGCCTGAATCCCGAGCATGTAGCGAGCCGCTTGAGCGCGTTGCTGCTGGCTGAGGATGTCCGTTGATGCAACTGGCTTTCGTGCTTTACAAATATTTCCCCTTCGGCGGGCTGCAGCGCGATTTCATGCGCATTGCCCTGGAATGCCAGAAGCGGGGCCACCAGATCCGTGTGTACACGCTGATCTGGGAGGGTGACGTTCCGCCGGGCTTCGAAGTGCTGGTGGCGCCGGTGAAGGCGATTTTCAACCACCGCCGCAACGAGAAGCTCAGCGCCTGGATGGCCGCCGACCTGGCCAA
Proteins encoded:
- the waaC gene encoding lipopolysaccharide heptosyltransferase I; this translates as MRVLIIKTSSLGDVIHTLPALTDAAHAIPGIRFDWVVEEGFAEIPSWHPAVDQVIPVAIRRWRKNLWQTIKSGEWRAFKRRLRERKYDLVIDAQGLVKSAWLTRYVKAPVAGLDRYSAREGWASRFYDRRLSVATGQHAVERVRQLFAMALAYDLPEGIGNYGLDLDRLQLPPAAPYVVFLHGTTWATKHWPEAYWRELAERMGRRKLEVRLPWGNPAEKARAERIAQGLNNCQVLPKLNLVGVARVLAAAKACVAVDTGLGHLAAALDVPTISLFGPTNPGLTGAYGRTQIHQASDWPCAPCLQKKCTYKPSADDLRRFDLKREWPLCFTRLNPEHVASRLSALLLAEDVR